In one Arthrobacter jinronghuae genomic region, the following are encoded:
- a CDS encoding dihydrofolate reductase family protein encodes MGRLIYTSITSLDGYIADESGSFDWSMPDEEVHSFVNGLERDVHTHLLGRQLYEVMAYWDTVPAEDEPPAIHDYARIWQAADKVVFSRTLTGLSAPRTRLEREFRPAAVRALVEESDGDVSVGGPNLAGQALQAGLVDELQQLLSPVIVGGGKRFLPDGLRLDLELLEEKRFANGVVFLRYRVRD; translated from the coding sequence ATGGGACGGCTGATCTACACCAGCATCACTTCGCTCGACGGGTACATAGCGGACGAGTCCGGGTCCTTTGACTGGAGCATGCCCGATGAAGAGGTCCACTCCTTCGTCAACGGGCTGGAGCGCGACGTCCACACGCACCTGTTGGGCCGGCAGCTGTATGAGGTGATGGCTTACTGGGACACCGTTCCCGCTGAGGACGAGCCGCCTGCCATCCACGATTACGCGCGGATCTGGCAGGCGGCGGACAAGGTGGTCTTCTCCCGCACCCTCACCGGCCTCTCCGCGCCGCGCACGCGGCTGGAACGGGAGTTTCGCCCCGCTGCCGTGCGGGCACTCGTGGAGGAGTCCGACGGCGACGTGTCCGTGGGCGGGCCGAACCTCGCCGGCCAGGCGCTGCAGGCGGGACTCGTTGACGAGCTGCAGCAGCTGCTCTCCCCCGTGATTGTCGGCGGCGGGAAACGGTTCCTGCCGGACGGTTTGCGGCTGGACCTGGAGCTGCTGGAGGAGAAGCGGTTCGCCAACGGCGTCGTGTTCCTGCGGTACCGGGTCCGGGACTGA
- a CDS encoding phospho-sugar mutase, whose amino-acid sequence MTLIPVDLEELTAAAHAWADSDPDPDTARELRALLRTLADTDGADGADEAAADLADRFAGTLEFGTAGLRAELGAGSRRMNRVVVRRTAAGIASFLQDTAGDNWTPSAVIGYDARYKSKDFALETAAVFGAAGIETFLLPCTLPTPLLAYAVRALDTDAGVMVTASHNPAADNGYKVYLGGRTVKGPGRGAQIVTPYDAEIAARIDYTVPLDSIELAPDGYTEVSESLIADYIGAVDNLAHREGYPARDLDIVLTPMHGVGGETMSAVLRGAGFTSVTLVPEQALPDPDFPTVAFPNPEEPGALDLALKLAAERNADLVLANDPDADRAAVAAKDPATGEWRMLRGDEVGALLGRHIARRIAAGRWKVRGEKTRSGVVFANSIVSSRLLARIADAAGFEHQETLTGFKWISRVPKLTYGYEEALGYCVAPGLVRDKDGISAGLLLAELAAALKAKGRTLFDELDELALEHGLHQSDQLSVRVENLGLLTEMMQRLREHPPVSFAGSPVETAVDLSEGANGLPPTDGLRYITRDNTRVIIRPSGTEPKLKCYLEVIEPVGSAAELPAARSNARATLDAVLADVRKALGL is encoded by the coding sequence ATGACTCTGATCCCCGTCGACCTCGAAGAACTAACCGCCGCCGCGCACGCGTGGGCGGACAGTGACCCTGACCCGGACACCGCCCGCGAACTCCGCGCCCTCCTCCGCACCCTCGCGGACACGGACGGTGCGGACGGCGCAGACGAAGCTGCGGCGGACCTGGCGGACCGGTTTGCCGGCACGCTCGAGTTCGGAACTGCTGGGCTGCGTGCGGAGCTGGGCGCCGGTTCCCGCCGGATGAACCGTGTGGTGGTGCGGCGCACCGCTGCCGGCATCGCCTCCTTCCTGCAGGACACAGCCGGCGACAACTGGACCCCCAGTGCCGTGATCGGCTACGACGCCCGGTACAAGTCGAAGGACTTCGCGCTGGAAACGGCTGCCGTTTTCGGTGCCGCCGGCATCGAAACCTTCCTGCTGCCCTGCACGCTTCCGACGCCGCTGCTCGCCTACGCGGTGCGTGCCCTGGACACGGACGCGGGTGTGATGGTCACTGCCAGCCACAACCCTGCCGCCGACAACGGCTACAAGGTCTATCTGGGCGGCCGGACGGTCAAGGGCCCCGGCCGCGGGGCGCAGATCGTCACACCGTACGACGCCGAGATTGCGGCACGGATCGACTACACCGTTCCGCTGGACTCCATTGAGCTGGCACCGGACGGCTACACGGAAGTTTCCGAGTCGCTGATCGCTGACTACATCGGAGCCGTGGACAATCTGGCACACCGCGAGGGCTACCCGGCCCGGGACCTGGACATCGTCCTCACGCCCATGCACGGCGTCGGCGGCGAAACCATGTCGGCCGTACTTCGCGGCGCCGGGTTCACCTCGGTGACCCTGGTTCCGGAACAGGCGCTGCCGGACCCGGACTTCCCCACCGTTGCCTTCCCGAATCCGGAGGAACCCGGGGCGCTGGACCTGGCCCTGAAGCTTGCCGCCGAGCGGAACGCGGACCTTGTCCTTGCCAATGATCCCGACGCCGACCGCGCCGCCGTCGCCGCCAAGGACCCTGCCACGGGCGAATGGCGCATGCTGCGCGGGGACGAAGTGGGTGCCCTGCTGGGCCGCCACATTGCCCGGCGGATCGCTGCCGGCCGCTGGAAGGTACGGGGTGAGAAAACCCGCTCCGGCGTTGTTTTCGCCAACTCGATTGTTTCCTCCCGCCTGCTGGCCCGCATCGCGGACGCTGCAGGATTTGAGCACCAGGAAACCCTGACCGGCTTCAAGTGGATCTCCCGGGTGCCGAAACTGACCTACGGCTACGAAGAAGCACTGGGCTACTGCGTTGCCCCCGGACTGGTCCGGGACAAGGACGGTATCTCCGCCGGCCTGCTGCTGGCCGAGCTGGCCGCGGCGCTGAAAGCGAAGGGCCGGACCCTCTTTGACGAACTTGACGAGCTGGCCCTGGAGCACGGCCTGCACCAGAGCGACCAGCTCTCCGTCCGGGTGGAGAACCTGGGCCTGCTGACCGAAATGATGCAGCGGCTGCGCGAGCACCCGCCCGTCTCCTTTGCCGGCTCCCCGGTGGAAACCGCCGTCGACCTTTCCGAAGGCGCCAACGGGCTGCCGCCCACGGACGGGCTGCGGTACATTACCCGTGACAACACCCGGGTCATCATTCGCCCCAGCGGAACCGAGCCCAAGCTCAAGTGCTATCTCGAGGTGATTGAGCCCGTCGGTTCGGCGGCTGAGCTGCCGGCTGCGCGTTCCAACGCACGTGCAACCCTGGACGCAGTGCTGGCGGACGTACGGAAGGCCCTGGGACTCTAA
- a CDS encoding purine-nucleoside phosphorylase: MTNDPFELAQQAADYIAEHTGVPSHDIALVLGSGWGEAAELIGETTATLSASDIPGFSAPAVQGHVGTIRSVLTTDGKRALVLGARTHYYEGKGVRAVVHGVRTAAAAGAKVMVLTNGCGGLNPDWTPGTPVLISDHLNLTATSPLEGATFVDLTDLYSSRLRDVARSVDPTLDEGVYAQFTGPHYETPAEVRYAKTIGADLVGMSTALEAIAARHAGMEVFGISLVTNLAAGISPVALSHGEVLEAGQAAGPRISKLLAEIINKI, translated from the coding sequence GTGACTAACGACCCATTTGAACTTGCCCAGCAGGCCGCCGACTACATTGCAGAGCACACCGGCGTACCCTCCCACGACATTGCACTGGTCCTCGGAAGCGGCTGGGGAGAAGCCGCCGAACTGATCGGCGAGACCACCGCAACGCTTTCCGCCTCGGATATCCCGGGCTTCTCCGCCCCCGCCGTGCAGGGGCACGTCGGCACCATCCGCTCCGTCCTCACCACCGACGGCAAGCGTGCTCTGGTCTTGGGTGCACGCACCCACTACTACGAGGGCAAGGGCGTCCGCGCCGTCGTCCACGGTGTCCGCACGGCAGCAGCTGCCGGCGCGAAGGTCATGGTCCTCACCAACGGCTGCGGCGGGCTCAACCCCGACTGGACGCCGGGCACCCCGGTGCTGATCAGCGACCACCTGAACCTGACGGCCACCTCCCCGCTTGAAGGCGCCACGTTCGTAGACCTGACGGACCTGTACTCGTCCCGTCTGCGGGACGTGGCACGCAGCGTGGACCCGACCCTGGATGAAGGCGTTTACGCCCAGTTCACCGGCCCGCACTACGAAACTCCGGCAGAGGTCCGCTACGCCAAGACCATCGGCGCCGACCTGGTCGGCATGTCCACGGCACTCGAAGCCATTGCCGCACGGCACGCCGGCATGGAGGTCTTCGGCATCTCCCTGGTTACCAACCTGGCCGCCGGCATCAGCCCGGTGGCACTGAGCCACGGCGAGGTCCTGGAAGCGGGACAGGCCGCCGGACCGCGCATCTCCAAGCTGCTTGCCGAGATCATCAACAAGATCTAG
- a CDS encoding NAD(P)H-quinone dehydrogenase: MTTQLDFTARKLAILGGGPGGYEAALVAASLGADVTIVERQGLGGSAVLTDVVPSKTLIATADVMTRMNAARNLGVEFGDVASPVFADLKVVNHRLLALAKEQSNDIRSTLERAGVKVKIGSGRLLDNSTIEVTADDGTVETVKAEALLIATGANPRELDTSVPDGERIFTWKQIYNLTEVPEHLIVIGSGVTGAEFASAYNGLGTKVTLISSRDRVLPGEDADAAVVLEDVFQARGMTVLSRSRADSVKNTGDGVLVTLSDGRTLEGSHCLVAVGAIPNTAGIGLEEAGVQLDERGQIRVDGVSRTTADNVYAAGDCTGVFNLASVAAMQGRIAVAHLMGDGVKPLKLKTVASNIFTSPEIASVGVSEADVAEGRYQGDVIKLSLHTNARAKMMDVKEGFVKIIARKGSGSVIGGVVVGPRASELIFPIAIAVSQKLHVDDLASTFAVYPSLTGSISEAARRLHVHL; the protein is encoded by the coding sequence GTGACCACCCAACTAGATTTCACTGCCCGAAAACTTGCAATTCTCGGAGGCGGCCCCGGCGGCTATGAGGCTGCCCTCGTGGCGGCATCCCTCGGAGCGGACGTAACCATCGTGGAGCGGCAGGGACTGGGCGGCTCCGCCGTACTCACCGACGTCGTTCCCTCCAAGACCCTGATCGCCACCGCCGATGTGATGACGCGGATGAACGCGGCCCGGAACCTCGGCGTCGAATTCGGTGATGTGGCTTCTCCGGTCTTCGCCGACCTGAAGGTGGTCAATCACCGCCTGCTGGCCCTGGCCAAGGAGCAGTCCAACGATATCCGCAGCACCCTCGAACGTGCGGGCGTGAAAGTGAAGATCGGCAGCGGCCGGCTCCTGGACAACTCCACCATCGAGGTCACGGCCGACGACGGCACCGTGGAAACGGTCAAGGCCGAGGCGCTGCTGATTGCCACCGGCGCGAACCCCCGCGAGCTGGACACCTCGGTGCCCGACGGCGAACGGATCTTCACCTGGAAGCAGATCTACAACCTCACCGAGGTTCCCGAGCACCTGATTGTCATTGGTTCCGGCGTTACCGGCGCGGAATTTGCCTCCGCCTACAACGGGCTCGGCACCAAGGTCACACTGATCTCCAGCCGTGACCGGGTGCTCCCCGGCGAGGACGCGGACGCCGCCGTCGTTCTGGAGGACGTCTTCCAGGCCCGCGGCATGACCGTGCTCAGCCGGTCCCGCGCCGATTCCGTGAAGAACACCGGCGACGGCGTGCTGGTGACGCTTTCCGACGGACGCACCCTGGAGGGCAGCCACTGCCTCGTGGCCGTGGGTGCCATTCCCAACACCGCCGGAATCGGGCTGGAAGAGGCCGGCGTGCAGCTGGACGAACGCGGCCAGATCCGGGTCGACGGCGTCTCCCGCACCACGGCGGACAACGTCTACGCCGCGGGCGACTGCACCGGCGTGTTCAACCTGGCATCCGTGGCGGCCATGCAGGGCCGCATTGCCGTAGCGCACCTGATGGGCGACGGCGTGAAGCCGCTGAAGCTCAAGACCGTGGCCTCCAACATCTTCACCTCCCCGGAAATTGCCTCCGTGGGTGTCTCCGAGGCCGACGTGGCCGAGGGCCGCTACCAGGGCGACGTCATCAAGCTGTCCCTGCACACCAACGCCCGGGCCAAGATGATGGACGTCAAGGAAGGCTTCGTGAAGATCATTGCCCGCAAGGGCTCCGGCAGTGTGATCGGCGGCGTTGTGGTGGGGCCCCGTGCCTCGGAACTGATCTTCCCGATTGCCATTGCGGTCAGCCAGAAGCTGCACGTGGATGACCTGGCCAGCACGTTTGCCGTGTACCCGTCCCTCACCGGATCTATTTCGGAGGCTGCCCGGCGGCTGCACGTGCACCTGTAG
- a CDS encoding MFS transporter has product MSTKNPSAASTPAPVPAKANSKGRVIVASLVGTSIEFYDFYVYATAAVLVFPRLFFPNAEGVTALLSSFAVFGVAFIARPLGSIVFGHFGDKVGRKGTLVASLLTMGIATFLIGCLPTAENGWTILAPAMLVVLRFAQGLALGGEWSGAALLATENAPANKRAVWGTFPQLGAPIGFILANGLFLLLSLQLDAEQFDSWGWRVPFLASAIMVIIGLYVRLKLVETPAFQKVVDSGEISKLPLSRAFKYSWRQMIAGTFIMLATYVLFYLMTTFTLSYGTAAKSEEAAKAAADKAGKAFDPETFTAGLGYARNDFLIMLIIGVVFFGIFTLVAGPLAEKFGRRKTLLVVTAGIFLFGFTFSPLLGGGTVGVMALLIIGFTLMGLTFGPMGALLPELFPTNVRYTGSAIAYNFSSILGAAVAPFIAVALWQAADGSPWLVGIYLSSMAVLTLIALFVTKETRDVDYENNSSEAVKVL; this is encoded by the coding sequence ATGTCTACTAAGAATCCCTCCGCGGCATCCACGCCGGCGCCGGTGCCGGCCAAGGCCAATTCCAAGGGCCGCGTGATTGTCGCCAGCCTCGTCGGCACCTCCATCGAGTTCTACGACTTCTACGTATACGCAACGGCTGCAGTCCTCGTCTTCCCCCGGTTGTTCTTTCCGAACGCCGAGGGGGTCACGGCCCTGCTGAGCTCGTTTGCCGTCTTTGGGGTGGCTTTCATTGCCCGGCCGCTGGGCTCCATCGTCTTCGGGCACTTCGGTGACAAGGTGGGCCGCAAGGGAACCCTGGTGGCATCGCTGCTGACCATGGGCATTGCGACGTTCCTCATCGGTTGCCTGCCGACCGCGGAAAACGGCTGGACGATCCTGGCTCCCGCAATGCTGGTGGTCCTGCGGTTTGCCCAGGGTCTGGCCCTGGGTGGGGAATGGTCCGGAGCGGCGCTGCTCGCCACGGAGAACGCGCCGGCCAACAAGCGTGCCGTCTGGGGAACCTTCCCGCAGCTGGGCGCGCCGATCGGGTTCATCCTGGCCAACGGCCTGTTCCTGCTGCTGAGCCTCCAGCTGGATGCCGAGCAGTTCGATTCCTGGGGCTGGCGCGTGCCGTTCCTGGCCAGCGCCATCATGGTGATCATCGGCCTGTACGTCCGGCTGAAGCTGGTTGAGACGCCGGCCTTCCAGAAGGTTGTGGATTCGGGAGAGATCAGCAAGCTGCCCCTGAGCCGCGCCTTCAAGTACAGCTGGCGCCAGATGATTGCCGGCACCTTCATCATGCTGGCGACGTATGTGCTGTTCTACCTGATGACCACCTTCACGCTGTCCTACGGGACTGCGGCCAAGAGCGAGGAAGCCGCCAAGGCCGCCGCGGACAAGGCCGGCAAGGCCTTCGACCCGGAGACCTTCACCGCCGGTCTGGGCTACGCCCGCAACGACTTCCTGATCATGCTGATTATCGGTGTGGTGTTCTTCGGGATCTTCACGCTCGTCGCCGGTCCGCTGGCGGAGAAGTTCGGACGCCGCAAGACACTGTTGGTTGTCACCGCCGGCATCTTCCTCTTCGGCTTCACGTTCTCGCCGCTGCTCGGCGGCGGAACCGTGGGAGTGATGGCACTGCTGATCATCGGCTTCACGCTCATGGGCCTGACCTTCGGACCGATGGGAGCCCTGCTGCCGGAGCTCTTCCCGACCAACGTGCGGTACACGGGCTCGGCCATTGCCTACAACTTCTCGTCCATCCTGGGTGCGGCCGTGGCTCCGTTCATCGCCGTCGCCCTGTGGCAGGCAGCGGACGGCAGCCCGTGGCTGGTGGGGATCTACCTGTCCTCCATGGCGGTGCTGACGCTGATCGCACTGTTCGTGACCAAGGAAACCCGCGACGTCGACTACGAAAACAATTCCAGTGAGGCCGTGAAGGTCCTCTAG
- a CDS encoding acetyl/propionyl/methylcrotonyl-CoA carboxylase subunit alpha, translating to MSQNIPEPAATPAKALTKILIANRGEIAVRVIRAARDEGIAAVAVYADPDRDALHVRLADEAYALGGSTAAESYLDMDKILDAAARAGADAIHPGYGFLSENAEFAQRVIDAGLTWIGPSPSAISSLGDKVQARHIAAKVGAPLVPGTQDPVESAQDVLDFADRHGLPLAIKAAFGGGGRGIKVARSREEIPEMFDSAVREATAAFGRGECFIERFLDAPRHVETQCLADAYGNVVVISTRDCSLQRRNQKLVEEAPAPFLTEEQNARLYSASKAILKEAGYQGAGTCEFLVGKDGTISFLEVNTRLQVEHPVSEEVTGLDLVREQFRIARGEALGYGDPEVRGHSFEFRINGEDPGRNFMPAPGTVSEFKLPTGPGVRVDSGIEAGETVGGNFDSMLAKLIVTGATRREALQRARRALAEIDVVGLPTVLPFHRAVTADPAFTGEDTFGVHTRWIETEFENTIPAWNGEPGTGDDDERRRVTVEVGGKRLEVVLPAGLGGPAAGAPNGARGNGKSRKRSRGGASTAAAGDDLTSPMQGTIVKVAVEDGAAVREGDLVVVLEAMKMEQPLTAHKSGTISGLSALPGATVSAGAVIASILD from the coding sequence ATGAGCCAGAACATCCCCGAGCCTGCTGCGACCCCCGCCAAGGCACTCACCAAGATCCTCATTGCCAACCGCGGCGAGATTGCGGTCCGGGTTATCCGCGCCGCCCGCGATGAGGGAATTGCCGCCGTTGCGGTTTACGCCGATCCCGACCGCGACGCCCTGCACGTCCGCCTCGCCGACGAGGCCTACGCCTTGGGCGGCAGCACCGCGGCCGAGTCCTACCTGGACATGGACAAGATCCTCGACGCCGCCGCACGCGCAGGCGCCGACGCCATCCACCCCGGCTACGGCTTCCTCTCCGAAAACGCCGAGTTCGCCCAGCGCGTCATCGATGCCGGCCTGACCTGGATCGGCCCCTCCCCCAGCGCCATCTCCTCGCTCGGGGACAAGGTGCAGGCCCGGCATATTGCCGCCAAGGTGGGCGCCCCGCTGGTTCCGGGCACGCAGGATCCGGTCGAGTCCGCCCAGGATGTCCTGGATTTCGCGGACCGCCACGGTCTGCCGCTGGCCATCAAGGCAGCGTTCGGCGGCGGCGGCCGCGGCATCAAGGTTGCCCGCAGCCGCGAAGAGATTCCCGAAATGTTCGACTCGGCCGTCCGCGAGGCCACGGCTGCCTTCGGCCGCGGTGAGTGCTTCATCGAGCGCTTCCTGGATGCCCCGCGCCACGTGGAAACCCAGTGCCTGGCGGACGCCTACGGCAACGTAGTCGTGATTTCCACCCGCGACTGCTCCCTGCAGCGCCGCAACCAGAAGCTTGTCGAGGAAGCCCCGGCCCCGTTCCTCACCGAAGAGCAGAACGCCCGCCTCTACTCGGCGTCGAAGGCAATCCTCAAGGAAGCCGGCTACCAGGGCGCCGGGACCTGCGAATTCCTGGTCGGCAAGGACGGCACCATTTCCTTCCTGGAGGTCAACACCCGGCTGCAGGTGGAACACCCGGTCTCCGAGGAAGTCACCGGCCTGGACCTGGTCCGCGAACAGTTCCGCATCGCCCGCGGCGAGGCTCTGGGCTACGGCGACCCGGAAGTGCGCGGGCATTCCTTCGAGTTCCGCATCAACGGCGAAGACCCGGGGCGCAACTTCATGCCCGCCCCCGGCACCGTCTCCGAGTTCAAGCTGCCCACCGGCCCCGGCGTCCGCGTGGACTCGGGCATCGAAGCGGGCGAAACCGTGGGCGGGAACTTCGATTCCATGCTCGCCAAGCTGATTGTCACCGGCGCCACCCGCCGCGAAGCGCTGCAGCGTGCACGGCGCGCCCTGGCGGAAATCGACGTCGTCGGCCTGCCTACCGTGCTCCCCTTCCACCGCGCCGTCACCGCAGACCCCGCCTTCACCGGCGAGGACACTTTCGGCGTCCACACGCGCTGGATCGAGACCGAGTTCGAGAACACCATCCCGGCCTGGAACGGCGAACCCGGAACGGGCGACGACGACGAGCGCCGGCGCGTCACCGTTGAGGTAGGCGGCAAGCGGCTCGAGGTTGTGCTCCCGGCCGGCCTTGGCGGCCCCGCAGCCGGCGCTCCCAACGGCGCCCGCGGCAACGGAAAGTCCCGCAAGCGTTCCCGTGGAGGCGCTTCCACCGCGGCCGCGGGTGATGACCTGACCTCCCCCATGCAGGGAACCATCGTCAAGGTGGCCGTCGAGGACGGCGCAGCGGTCCGCGAGGGTGACCTCGTGGTGGTGCTCGAGGCCATGAAGATGGAACAGCCGCTGACCGCGCACAAGTCCGGAACCATCTCCGGCCTGAGCGCCCTGCCCGGCGCGACGGTGTCCGCCGGCGCCGTCATCGCCTCGATCCTGGACTAA